From a single Gimesia fumaroli genomic region:
- a CDS encoding structural protein encodes MTTATKNRLEPFFAQKSKKDAAYKRRRRIGKSWRRTYDPTESRVLKKQKSFWNGVSKGVMARVKKIDKTGFAVDDIFKPSDYKAPFNRLMIPEWNRMIYRGVEFEQQWFDAQEIDQRFLAQIVQDVSLEDAAPPPSIRVDMSPELQRKVKKFLTDREVGVWSNVGETSKKSLRRAIEKGNKAGDSIDEMAKRIRGVLNNQTKYTSRRIARTEVTGSMNYGQQITRTEIGIDKKWWISTIDQLTRGVKPGDRFNHIAADGQIVKNNEAYTVSGEKLIHPGDSSLGASAGNIIHCRCTSVAYFD; translated from the coding sequence ATGACGACAGCGACGAAGAATAGACTTGAGCCATTCTTCGCTCAGAAGTCGAAGAAAGACGCAGCGTACAAACGCCGGCGTCGGATTGGCAAAAGCTGGCGACGGACCTACGATCCGACTGAATCCCGGGTGCTGAAAAAACAGAAATCGTTTTGGAACGGCGTATCCAAAGGCGTCATGGCGCGCGTGAAGAAAATCGACAAAACGGGCTTTGCTGTCGATGACATCTTCAAACCGTCCGACTACAAAGCACCATTCAACCGCCTGATGATCCCTGAGTGGAATCGGATGATCTACCGCGGCGTTGAGTTCGAACAGCAGTGGTTTGATGCCCAGGAGATTGACCAGCGTTTTCTTGCTCAGATAGTTCAAGACGTCTCTCTGGAAGACGCTGCCCCCCCGCCATCGATTCGCGTTGACATGTCTCCGGAGCTGCAGCGCAAGGTCAAAAAGTTTCTGACGGACCGGGAAGTTGGCGTCTGGTCAAACGTTGGCGAGACCTCGAAAAAGAGCCTCAGGCGAGCGATCGAGAAAGGTAACAAAGCGGGCGATAGCATTGACGAAATGGCTAAGCGCATCCGAGGCGTTTTAAACAATCAGACAAAGTACACATCCCGCCGTATTGCCCGCACGGAAGTCACTGGGTCCATGAATTATGGTCAGCAGATCACCCGCACGGAAATTGGAATTGACAAGAAATGGTGGATTAGCACTATCGACCAGCTAACACGCGGAGTCAAACCCGGTGATCGGTTCAACCACATCGCAGCGGATGGCCAGATTGTGAAGAACAATGAAGCCTACACGGTCAGTGGTGAGAAGCTGATTCACCCGGGAGACAGCTCACTCGGAGCATCTGCAGGAAACATTATTCATTGCCGCTGCACGTCAGTGGCCTACTTTGACTGA
- a CDS encoding phage portal protein: protein MSNRFLDSFSPQVSQNAGGPDLPTIMSMPSMRSNFSSMQKEQEQLASYELWNYIAINRIATTTSKSFPMFGVPVKTEPGMKLHLDLRQKKHIRQNYSGVLQSEAYDLKPIPDTNPLVKLFETCNEMDWWETLAYETHMFWQLTGYFYWWVIPNGIGLPASIIVMPNDWMQPMFNHAGFLDHWLVTPEGQARQFRIPADEIKICGFKNPHSKYKGFSPTEAGAIWIDNTKSIERSRWHSFKNSINPSVVLNLGDTYNAQITKEEIRRIKERVMYRISGVENTSEPFLVPPDMKLDKLHYAPKELDFSNSSDSVRDAVFALRGVPKALAGITTDVNRSVVETAYLIFYETTINPLNRLLAGFITHNIAVKFDPRIVCYFEDCSPEDWERQLKEDELDFKIGALSPDMQLVKRNRQPLNTPASKSTYIASSFTPLDDALAMDDLDDEDDPPEPPEEPDDDDSDEE from the coding sequence ATGAGCAATAGATTTCTGGATTCATTCAGTCCCCAGGTCAGCCAGAATGCGGGAGGCCCCGATCTGCCGACGATCATGTCCATGCCGTCGATGCGTTCGAATTTCAGTTCAATGCAAAAGGAACAGGAGCAGCTTGCCTCATACGAGTTGTGGAATTACATCGCGATCAATCGCATTGCCACAACGACTTCCAAGTCGTTCCCCATGTTCGGCGTACCAGTCAAGACCGAACCGGGCATGAAACTGCACCTGGACCTGAGGCAGAAAAAGCATATCAGGCAGAATTATAGTGGGGTGCTGCAGTCAGAAGCATATGATTTAAAGCCGATTCCAGACACAAACCCGTTGGTCAAGTTGTTTGAGACCTGCAATGAAATGGACTGGTGGGAAACACTGGCCTACGAAACGCACATGTTCTGGCAGCTGACGGGGTACTTTTACTGGTGGGTAATCCCCAACGGAATTGGCTTGCCGGCTTCCATCATCGTGATGCCCAACGATTGGATGCAACCGATGTTTAACCATGCCGGTTTTCTTGATCACTGGCTGGTGACACCAGAAGGTCAGGCGCGGCAGTTCAGGATTCCTGCTGATGAAATCAAAATCTGTGGATTCAAGAATCCTCATTCGAAGTATAAAGGTTTCTCCCCTACGGAAGCGGGAGCAATCTGGATTGACAACACGAAGTCGATTGAGAGAAGTCGCTGGCACTCGTTCAAGAATTCAATCAACCCGTCTGTCGTTCTCAATCTCGGTGATACCTACAACGCTCAGATCACTAAAGAAGAGATCCGGCGCATCAAAGAGCGTGTGATGTACCGCATATCCGGCGTGGAAAATACATCAGAGCCCTTCCTTGTCCCACCTGATATGAAGCTGGACAAACTACACTATGCCCCCAAAGAGCTGGATTTTTCAAATTCTTCCGACTCGGTGCGTGATGCTGTCTTTGCTCTACGCGGGGTTCCCAAGGCTCTGGCTGGGATCACTACAGACGTGAATCGCTCTGTGGTTGAGACCGCTTATCTGATCTTTTACGAAACGACCATCAATCCGCTGAACCGATTGCTGGCCGGTTTTATCACGCACAACATCGCTGTGAAGTTCGACCCTCGGATCGTTTGTTATTTTGAAGACTGTTCCCCAGAAGATTGGGAGCGACAACTCAAAGAGGACGAACTCGACTTCAAGATCGGGGCCCTGTCTCCCGACATGCAGTTGGTAAAACGCAATCGACAACCGCTCAACACCCCCGCATCGAAATCCACCTACATCGCGTCCAGCTTCACCCCGCTAGATGACGCACTGGCCATGGATGACCTGGATGACGAGGACGATCCACCAGAGCCGCCTGAGGAACCGGACGATGACGACAGCGACGAAGAATAG